The following are encoded in a window of Sinorhizobium sojae CCBAU 05684 genomic DNA:
- a CDS encoding LacI family DNA-binding transcriptional regulator, with protein MRSRESQDRTAGKRTARPSGGGVTMADVGRLAGVSQVTVSRALSDPSMVSAETLRRIQEAIRVTGYVPNALAGALASNRSNLISALVPSVTNVVYSSLLHAFSKIMRERGYQLMVGETGFDPAEEEAVIATHLSRRPDAMLLTGIHHSPGSRRMLMSAAIPVVEVWDITETPIDCCVGFSHVAAAVAAANYAHGRGYERAAAVTAGDERAARRRDAFVKQFEMLRGAPVATIDFKGHASLGGGRQALATLIADHGFSGGVVFCSSDQFAQGILVEAKARGLAVPRELAVIGFGDQEFAPHTDPPLTSVRVDRDMLGSAAADALLARFAKIPLVGAVTDIGFQIMERETS; from the coding sequence ATGCGCAGTCGCGAAAGCCAAGATCGTACCGCCGGCAAGCGCACTGCCCGCCCAAGTGGCGGTGGTGTAACCATGGCCGATGTCGGACGCCTTGCCGGGGTCTCTCAGGTAACCGTTTCGCGCGCGCTCTCGGATCCGTCGATGGTCTCCGCAGAGACGCTGAGGCGTATCCAGGAAGCCATCCGCGTCACCGGCTACGTGCCCAATGCTCTGGCTGGTGCCCTTGCCTCAAACAGGAGCAACTTAATCTCAGCGCTCGTCCCCTCGGTGACAAATGTCGTCTATTCCAGTCTGCTTCATGCCTTCTCCAAGATCATGCGCGAGCGCGGTTACCAATTGATGGTAGGCGAGACCGGTTTTGATCCTGCGGAGGAAGAGGCCGTCATCGCAACGCACTTGTCCCGTCGCCCGGACGCCATGTTGCTGACGGGAATTCATCATTCGCCCGGTTCCCGGCGCATGCTCATGAGCGCAGCCATACCTGTTGTCGAAGTCTGGGACATCACCGAAACCCCGATCGACTGCTGCGTGGGCTTTTCGCATGTCGCTGCCGCGGTTGCCGCCGCGAATTATGCGCACGGAAGGGGCTACGAGCGCGCCGCAGCCGTTACGGCCGGCGATGAAAGGGCGGCGCGCCGACGGGACGCCTTTGTAAAGCAGTTTGAGATGCTCCGCGGGGCGCCAGTGGCGACGATAGATTTCAAGGGACACGCATCGCTGGGTGGCGGCAGACAGGCACTGGCAACCCTCATTGCCGATCATGGATTCTCAGGCGGCGTCGTCTTCTGCAGTTCGGACCAGTTTGCCCAGGGAATTCTGGTCGAAGCAAAGGCGCGTGGTTTGGCAGTGCCACGAGAGCTGGCGGTGATCGGATTCGGTGATCAGGAGTTCGCGCCTCACACAGATCCGCCGCTGACCAGCGTCAGAGTCGATCGCGATATGCTCGGAAGCGCGGCTGCGGATGCGCTGCTTGCGCGGTTTGCAAAAATCCCGTTGGTAGGAGCCGTGACCGACATCGGGTTCCAGATCATGGAACGTGAAACGTCGTAG
- a CDS encoding tripartite tricarboxylate transporter permease: MDVFELITPLFVALVFGGTFVGLIFGAIPGMTATMAVAVCLPLTYSLGLENGLALLLGLYVGGISGGLVPAVLLGIPGTPSSIATCFDAYPMAQRGEGEKALRISIIASLGGGMLSLIALYFFAPLLADFAIQFSYVEKFLIILFALTVMGALSSNLLLGIFSGFLGIFLSLVGVYDVTDGGNGHFRLVPPGTEYWLESGFSLLPVLIALFGVSAILEEAETGMPQSMSVREIKVGKSSRFSLSIFKGQIRNLLQSSAIGTFVGILPGVGGSAASILSYTAAKTTSRNPEEYGKGSAEGIIATEAGNNALTGGALVPLLSLGIPGDSTTALLVGAFALQGIQVGPLFIGNNPGTWNSMMIAMILANIAMFVMMYFAIRWFAMVVAVPKHILYPVILMMCVIGAYTINYGIMFDVWTVLIFGVLGWIFVKLKIEVAPFIIGFILGPSAEIYFVKSLESFGDVTIFLTKSWIALILWLLITASLVASAVLARRAKQLEALAQPGV; encoded by the coding sequence ATGGACGTTTTTGAACTGATCACACCGCTCTTCGTGGCGCTGGTTTTCGGCGGGACCTTTGTGGGCCTGATCTTTGGCGCGATCCCTGGAATGACGGCGACCATGGCTGTGGCAGTCTGTCTGCCGTTGACCTACTCGCTAGGGTTGGAAAACGGATTGGCTCTGCTGCTGGGCCTGTATGTCGGAGGCATCTCCGGAGGCCTGGTGCCGGCGGTACTGCTTGGAATTCCCGGTACCCCGTCATCTATCGCCACCTGTTTCGACGCCTATCCGATGGCTCAACGCGGCGAAGGGGAAAAGGCGTTGCGCATCAGCATCATTGCTTCCCTTGGGGGTGGAATGCTGTCACTGATCGCCCTCTATTTCTTCGCCCCTTTGCTGGCAGATTTCGCCATCCAGTTCTCTTATGTGGAAAAGTTTCTGATCATTCTGTTCGCCCTGACGGTCATGGGAGCTCTCTCGAGCAACCTGCTTCTGGGCATTTTTTCCGGCTTCCTCGGCATCTTCCTCAGCCTCGTCGGTGTCTATGACGTCACCGACGGCGGCAATGGGCATTTTCGGCTTGTCCCACCGGGAACGGAATACTGGCTTGAGAGCGGCTTTTCCCTGCTGCCCGTCCTGATTGCCCTTTTCGGCGTCAGCGCCATCCTCGAGGAGGCCGAAACCGGAATGCCGCAGAGCATGTCTGTCCGGGAGATCAAGGTCGGCAAAAGCTCGCGCTTTTCTCTTTCCATCTTCAAGGGCCAGATCCGCAACCTCCTCCAGTCGTCCGCCATCGGAACCTTCGTTGGCATCCTGCCGGGTGTGGGCGGATCCGCGGCATCCATCCTTTCTTATACCGCAGCGAAGACCACCTCGCGCAATCCCGAGGAGTATGGCAAGGGATCGGCCGAAGGAATCATCGCGACAGAGGCAGGTAACAACGCACTGACCGGCGGCGCCTTGGTTCCCTTGCTTTCCTTGGGCATTCCTGGCGATTCCACCACCGCCCTCCTGGTGGGTGCCTTTGCACTCCAGGGGATTCAGGTCGGTCCATTGTTCATCGGCAACAACCCGGGGACCTGGAACTCGATGATGATCGCCATGATCCTTGCCAACATCGCGATGTTCGTGATGATGTACTTTGCCATCCGCTGGTTCGCCATGGTGGTGGCCGTTCCCAAGCACATCCTCTATCCGGTCATCCTGATGATGTGCGTCATCGGGGCCTATACCATCAACTACGGCATCATGTTCGACGTCTGGACGGTGCTCATCTTTGGTGTGCTCGGCTGGATCTTCGTCAAGCTGAAGATCGAGGTTGCCCCCTTCATCATCGGCTTCATCCTCGGCCCGTCTGCAGAGATCTACTTCGTGAAGAGCCTGGAGTCATTTGGCGACGTCACGATCTTCTTAACGAAGAGCTGGATTGCGCTAATCCTCTGGCTTCTGATAACAGCTTCGCTGGTGGCATCCGCTGTACTCGCTAGAAGAGCGAAGCAGCTTGAGGCATTGGCACAGCCGGGAGTTTGA
- a CDS encoding tripartite tricarboxylate transporter TctB family protein, whose protein sequence is MGGLTKVEIDFATSHLIFPTLIGIILLILGVVLLIIRRREVLGAGTMWRDTFERMDKLRFFGTLLLTVLYFVLMVPVGELWPNTGMGFLLCSIPFVALTGILFTHDRRLSKLVPMLIVAVIAPLLTWWLLSEIFVLTLP, encoded by the coding sequence ATGGGCGGATTGACAAAAGTCGAAATCGACTTCGCGACCTCGCATCTGATTTTCCCCACGCTGATCGGCATCATATTGCTAATCTTGGGCGTGGTACTTCTCATAATTCGGCGCCGTGAAGTTCTGGGCGCCGGGACCATGTGGCGCGACACCTTCGAACGCATGGACAAGCTGCGCTTCTTTGGCACCCTGTTGCTGACGGTACTTTATTTCGTCTTGATGGTGCCGGTGGGGGAGCTCTGGCCGAACACTGGCATGGGTTTCCTGCTGTGTTCCATTCCATTTGTGGCTTTGACGGGCATCCTGTTCACCCACGATCGCCGCCTGTCCAAACTTGTCCCGATGCTGATTGTCGCCGTGATCGCGCCGCTGCTTACCTGGTGGCTCCTCAGCGAAATCTTCGTTCTGACGCTCCCATAA
- a CDS encoding ABC transporter substrate-binding protein, with amino-acid sequence MFTRRTLLAAVSVAALVAHPVMAVAQELPRNIRMVIGSTSTGGDTYQNAALVADALSQHLDINVKVDPVGTSEGLKALGRDKRGTTIMLHHDQVYLSYLYGVPGNEDPFANYSVGPTVAINPGDAFLVPADSPYKTMENVFKAAEAGKQIRVAIQPGGVSEIGFTAMRNAAKTRAPGSEKNFVPVNTGSQADKNQAMWDGLADLINGSIQANEQFTQLSADDAKAMRFIWITARPQTLEQAPEQGMGNTTRDQFMQYASPKTSVTLDGQKDFAFDKEFFLIYNKEMDPAQMAVIDKALAEIYQKGDLEKRQKEAFFIPNNLPQAEAQAHLGEKSKTIGILIEQLKTK; translated from the coding sequence ATGTTTACACGTAGGACCCTATTGGCGGCCGTCAGCGTCGCGGCATTGGTGGCGCATCCCGTCATGGCCGTTGCGCAGGAACTGCCTCGTAATATCCGCATGGTGATCGGCTCAACCTCGACCGGGGGCGATACCTATCAGAACGCGGCCCTGGTTGCTGACGCGCTTTCACAGCACCTCGACATCAACGTCAAAGTGGATCCGGTTGGCACGAGCGAAGGGCTCAAGGCGCTCGGGCGCGACAAGCGCGGCACCACGATCATGCTCCATCATGATCAGGTCTATCTGTCGTACCTCTACGGCGTGCCGGGCAACGAAGATCCTTTTGCTAACTACTCGGTCGGGCCTACGGTTGCGATCAATCCGGGCGATGCATTCCTGGTACCGGCAGATTCGCCCTACAAGACCATGGAAAACGTGTTCAAGGCAGCCGAAGCAGGAAAGCAGATCCGGGTTGCCATCCAACCGGGCGGCGTCTCCGAGATCGGCTTCACGGCAATGCGCAATGCCGCCAAGACGCGTGCACCCGGCTCCGAGAAGAACTTCGTTCCTGTCAATACCGGATCCCAGGCAGACAAGAACCAGGCCATGTGGGACGGCCTGGCAGACCTGATCAACGGCTCCATTCAGGCAAACGAGCAGTTCACCCAGTTGTCCGCCGACGATGCCAAGGCAATGCGCTTCATCTGGATCACAGCACGGCCCCAGACGCTGGAGCAGGCACCGGAACAGGGCATGGGCAACACGACCCGCGATCAGTTCATGCAGTATGCCAGCCCGAAGACCAGCGTTACGCTGGACGGCCAGAAGGACTTCGCCTTCGATAAGGAGTTCTTCCTTATCTACAACAAGGAGATGGATCCGGCCCAGATGGCTGTCATCGACAAGGCTCTGGCGGAAATCTACCAGAAGGGCGATCTCGAGAAGCGGCAAAAGGAAGCCTTCTTCATCCCGAACAATCTACCGCAGGCTGAAGCCCAGGCGCATTTGGGCGAGAAGAGCAAGACCATCGGCATTCTGATCGAGCAGCTCAAGACGAAATAA
- the araD gene encoding L-arabinonate dehydratase has product MKDNVRKTPDTLRSSRWFAPDDLRSFGHRSRLMQLGYSEEDFMGKPVIGILNTWSELNSCHGHFPERVKDVKRGVAQAGGFAVEMPSLSVDESFTKPTSMLYRNMLAMEVEEMIRSHPLDGVVLMGGCDKTTPGLVMGALSAGVPMIFLPAGPMLRGNFAGKILGSGSDAWKYWDERRAGNVTDAEWTGLQGGIARSAGVCMTMGTASTMTAIAEAMGLTFAGASSIPAVDSTHVRMSASCGRRIVEMVWEDLTPDKIVTDEAIRNAAIVAMATGCSTNAVVHLIAMARRAGVNLTLDHLDELGRTTPLIANVRPSGKDYLMEDFYYAGGLAALMKQIEDRLDVSCMTVTGRTLCENLEGAQVYNEDVIRPLSNPVYHEGSLAVLRGNLCPDGAVIKPAACDPRFHLHEGPALVFDSYPEMKKAIDDENLDVTPDHVLVLRNAGPQGGPGFPEWGMLPIPKALIKQGHRDMLRISDARMSGTSYGACVLHVAPESYIGGPLALLKTGDRVRLDLPNRRLDMLVSDEELARRRSAWIAPAPHYDRGYGYLFSRHVTQADKGCDFDFLERQFGGATAEPSIF; this is encoded by the coding sequence ATGAAAGACAATGTCCGTAAAACCCCCGATACCCTGCGCTCATCCCGCTGGTTCGCGCCGGACGACCTGCGCAGCTTCGGCCATCGCTCGCGCCTCATGCAGCTCGGATATTCGGAAGAAGACTTCATGGGCAAGCCGGTCATCGGCATCCTCAACACCTGGTCCGAACTGAACTCCTGCCACGGCCATTTCCCGGAGCGCGTCAAGGATGTGAAGCGCGGCGTTGCCCAGGCCGGCGGCTTTGCCGTCGAGATGCCGTCCCTTTCGGTCGATGAGAGCTTCACCAAGCCCACATCCATGCTCTACCGCAACATGCTGGCCATGGAGGTGGAGGAAATGATCCGCTCCCACCCGCTGGACGGCGTCGTTCTGATGGGGGGGTGCGACAAGACCACACCCGGACTGGTGATGGGAGCACTCTCGGCGGGGGTGCCAATGATCTTCCTTCCCGCCGGCCCGATGCTTCGGGGCAATTTCGCCGGCAAGATCTTGGGATCGGGGTCGGACGCTTGGAAATACTGGGACGAGCGGCGAGCCGGCAATGTGACGGATGCGGAATGGACGGGCCTACAAGGCGGAATTGCGCGCTCCGCGGGCGTCTGCATGACGATGGGCACCGCCTCGACGATGACCGCCATCGCCGAGGCCATGGGTCTCACCTTTGCCGGCGCATCCTCCATTCCCGCCGTCGATTCGACCCATGTTCGCATGTCGGCATCCTGCGGCCGCCGAATCGTTGAAATGGTCTGGGAGGATCTCACGCCCGACAAGATCGTGACCGATGAAGCGATCCGCAACGCGGCAATCGTAGCCATGGCAACGGGATGTTCCACCAATGCCGTTGTTCACCTGATCGCCATGGCGCGGCGCGCCGGCGTCAATCTCACCCTCGACCATCTGGACGAACTGGGTCGGACGACACCGTTGATTGCCAATGTAAGGCCCTCTGGCAAGGACTACCTCATGGAGGACTTCTACTATGCCGGTGGCCTTGCAGCCCTGATGAAGCAGATCGAGGACCGGCTGGACGTGTCCTGCATGACGGTTACCGGCCGGACGCTCTGCGAAAATCTCGAGGGCGCGCAGGTCTATAACGAGGACGTCATCCGCCCTCTGTCCAATCCGGTCTATCATGAGGGATCGCTCGCGGTCCTCAGGGGTAATCTCTGCCCGGACGGCGCCGTCATCAAGCCGGCGGCATGCGATCCGAGGTTTCACCTCCATGAGGGACCCGCCCTAGTCTTCGACAGCTATCCCGAGATGAAGAAAGCTATCGATGACGAAAATCTCGACGTCACGCCGGACCACGTGCTGGTTCTGCGTAATGCCGGCCCCCAGGGCGGCCCCGGTTTTCCGGAATGGGGAATGCTGCCGATCCCAAAGGCGCTTATCAAACAGGGACACCGCGACATGCTGCGCATTTCCGACGCCAGGATGTCCGGCACCTCCTATGGCGCCTGCGTGCTGCATGTCGCGCCGGAATCCTACATCGGCGGTCCCCTGGCGCTGCTGAAGACCGGCGACCGGGTCCGGCTCGACCTGCCCAACCGGCGACTCGACATGCTGGTTTCCGACGAGGAGCTCGCCCGCCGCCGAAGCGCGTGGATTGCGCCCGCCCCCCACTACGACCGCGGCTACGGGTATCTCTTCTCCCGTCATGTCACACAGGCCGACAAGGGCTGCGACTTCGACTTCCTGGAGCGCCAGTTCGGTGGTGCGACAGCCGAACCCTCCATCTTCTGA
- a CDS encoding dihydrodipicolinate synthase family protein: protein MALSLEQALTGISGILVTPFGSDGELAPQRLVPIVDRALTAGLHMPVVNGNTGEFYSLTTDEACAMVIDVAGIVNGRAPLLAGVGRSVRDACRLAKASADAGAAALMIHQPPDAFVAPRGIVDYLKAVADAAGLPMMVYLRNDVIGTAAIADLCAVQGVKGVKWATPNPLKLAEAKAACDPSIVWVGGLAEVWAPAFYAVGARGFTSGLINVWPERSLQIHSALEAGHYSEANRLIAGMKAFEEVRAEEMNGTNVTGVKAALLALGRDCGPTRPPSAWPLTASQQTKLDEFIARNALT from the coding sequence ATGGCTCTTTCGCTTGAACAGGCGTTGACCGGCATCTCCGGCATCCTTGTCACCCCATTCGGCAGCGATGGGGAGCTTGCGCCGCAGCGTCTCGTTCCCATCGTGGATCGTGCCCTGACCGCGGGGCTGCACATGCCGGTGGTCAATGGCAATACCGGCGAATTCTATTCACTCACCACGGATGAAGCCTGCGCCATGGTCATAGACGTTGCCGGCATCGTCAATGGCCGGGCTCCGCTTCTTGCTGGCGTGGGGCGCAGCGTGCGGGACGCATGCCGCCTCGCAAAAGCTTCGGCCGATGCCGGTGCTGCGGCGCTGATGATACACCAGCCTCCGGACGCGTTCGTTGCCCCGCGCGGAATCGTCGATTACCTCAAGGCCGTGGCCGATGCCGCAGGGCTTCCCATGATGGTCTATCTTCGCAACGACGTCATCGGAACGGCAGCGATTGCCGACCTGTGTGCCGTGCAGGGGGTGAAGGGCGTGAAATGGGCGACGCCAAACCCGCTCAAGTTGGCGGAAGCGAAGGCGGCTTGCGATCCATCCATCGTCTGGGTGGGCGGACTTGCCGAAGTTTGGGCACCGGCCTTCTACGCCGTCGGCGCCAGGGGGTTCACCTCCGGCCTCATCAATGTCTGGCCGGAGCGGTCCCTTCAGATCCATTCAGCGCTCGAAGCCGGACACTACTCTGAAGCCAACCGTCTGATCGCGGGAATGAAAGCTTTCGAAGAAGTTCGGGCCGAGGAAATGAACGGCACCAATGTGACCGGCGTCAAGGCCGCCTTACTCGCGCTCGGCCGCGACTGCGGGCCTACTCGCCCGCCATCCGCATGGCCGCTGACGGCTTCGCAGCAGACCAAGCTCGACGAGTTCATAGCGCGCAACGCCCTCACCTGA
- a CDS encoding ribonuclease activity regulator RraA: MNEELRQKLMGVSVATLATALYKRGLRNQVIQDVRPVRQKGRNMVGPAYTLRYIPAREDRNQLSEFRKPTHPQRVAVETCPEGHVLVMDSRKDPRAASAGDILVTRLMMRGVAGVVTDGGFRDAATIAELDIPAYHTRPSSPTNLTLHEALDLNVPIGCGDVPVFPGDIIVGDDDSVIVIPQNIVAEAADEAVEMTAYEDFVIGQVKQGAAIIGLYPCTKDEHAEAFAEWRAANGR; the protein is encoded by the coding sequence ATGAACGAGGAACTGCGGCAGAAACTGATGGGAGTCTCCGTCGCCACGCTTGCGACCGCGCTTTACAAGCGGGGGTTGAGGAACCAGGTTATTCAGGATGTTCGTCCCGTTCGACAAAAGGGGCGGAACATGGTTGGTCCCGCCTATACACTCCGTTACATACCGGCGCGGGAAGATCGCAATCAGTTGAGCGAATTCCGCAAGCCCACTCATCCGCAACGCGTCGCCGTCGAAACCTGCCCTGAGGGGCATGTGCTGGTGATGGACAGCCGCAAGGATCCTCGCGCTGCGTCAGCCGGCGACATCCTCGTCACACGCTTGATGATGCGCGGAGTAGCCGGCGTCGTCACGGATGGCGGCTTCCGCGATGCCGCCACGATCGCCGAATTGGACATTCCTGCCTATCACACCCGTCCTTCTAGTCCGACCAACCTGACGCTGCACGAGGCGCTGGATCTGAACGTCCCGATCGGCTGCGGTGATGTTCCGGTCTTTCCCGGAGATATCATCGTTGGCGACGATGACAGCGTGATCGTCATCCCGCAGAACATTGTAGCGGAAGCGGCCGACGAAGCCGTCGAGATGACCGCGTACGAAGATTTCGTCATTGGACAGGTTAAGCAGGGCGCCGCCATTATAGGGCTCTATCCGTGCACAAAGGACGAACATGCGGAAGCATTCGCCGAGTGGCGGGCGGCAAATGGACGCTAG
- a CDS encoding dihydrofolate reductase family protein, translating to MARLVFGMNQSLDGYVDHMAFAPDPTLFRHFIEEAQGQAGSLYGRKMYEIMRYWDDDHPEWDGEQQAFAAAWRNQPKWVVSRSLKSVGPNARIVGDDLEGGIRELKAACDGEIEVAGPDLAQSLTELGLIDEYRIYLHPVVLGHGKSYFAGPRPPLRLMTHDRIGEDVIRLTYVPA from the coding sequence ATGGCAAGGCTCGTGTTCGGAATGAACCAGTCCCTGGACGGCTACGTCGATCACATGGCGTTTGCGCCAGACCCCACGCTTTTCCGCCACTTCATCGAGGAGGCTCAGGGGCAGGCGGGCAGTCTCTACGGACGTAAAATGTATGAGATCATGCGTTACTGGGACGACGATCATCCTGAATGGGATGGAGAGCAACAGGCCTTCGCGGCGGCTTGGCGAAACCAGCCGAAATGGGTCGTCTCGCGCTCGCTAAAGTCTGTCGGCCCCAACGCCAGGATTGTGGGGGATGATCTTGAGGGCGGGATCCGTGAGTTGAAGGCCGCTTGCGACGGGGAAATCGAAGTTGCTGGCCCGGACTTGGCGCAAAGCCTCACCGAGCTTGGCCTGATCGATGAATATCGAATCTACCTGCACCCCGTCGTGCTTGGTCACGGCAAGTCATATTTCGCCGGACCCCGGCCGCCGCTCCGCCTTATGACTCATGATCGGATTGGCGAGGATGTGATTAGGTTGACCTACGTCCCCGCTTAA
- a CDS encoding MBL fold metallo-hydrolase: protein MNTHASVTITPILVADLLVKGEVMPVYVHVIDHPDARILVDTGMTELHPAVVAAFDPRLYPLSKQDFDLAGIDIVVNTHLHADHCGGNHLFAGKPIYVQRRELDDARSDAGEYPIREWVDAPAVRYVPVDGELELLPGLRLVPAPGHTAGMQVVVVETDGRPVVVGGDVAVWFGELDEPHTEGQLRVRALEPELVWLAHEHEPWRPRTV, encoded by the coding sequence ATGAACACTCACGCCTCAGTCACCATCACGCCGATCCTCGTTGCCGACCTGCTCGTCAAGGGCGAGGTGATGCCGGTCTATGTGCACGTCATCGACCATCCCGACGCGCGCATACTGGTCGACACCGGCATGACGGAGCTGCACCCGGCGGTGGTGGCCGCCTTCGATCCCCGCCTCTATCCACTGAGCAAGCAGGACTTCGACCTCGCCGGCATCGACATCGTCGTCAACACACACCTGCACGCCGACCATTGCGGCGGCAACCACCTCTTCGCCGGCAAACCGATTTACGTCCAGCGTCGGGAGCTCGACGACGCGCGCAGCGACGCGGGTGAGTACCCCATTCGCGAGTGGGTCGATGCGCCCGCCGTGCGATATGTGCCGGTCGACGGCGAACTCGAGCTGCTTCCAGGGCTCCGGCTCGTCCCGGCGCCGGGCCACACAGCCGGCATGCAGGTCGTGGTCGTCGAGACTGACGGGCGCCCAGTCGTCGTTGGCGGCGATGTGGCGGTTTGGTTTGGCGAGCTTGACGAACCGCACACCGAAGGCCAGCTGCGGGTGCGCGCGCTCGAGCCCGAGCTGGTCTGGCTCGCGCACGAGCACGAGCCGTGGCGACCCCGCACCGTATAG